The following are encoded together in the Iodobacter fluviatilis genome:
- a CDS encoding UvrD-helicase domain-containing protein — protein sequence MHLLNTPQREAVVYLGGPCLVLAGAGSGKTRVITQKIAYLIETAGMDAKNIAAITFTNKAAREMEERVGALLPKAMLKGLTVSTFHSLGLKMLREEARHLGYKPKFSILDSADVAKIIADQLTTTDKQLIRSSMSQISMLKNDRISPDKAQNMAESEGELQLAKLYRSYQDTLFAYQALDFDDLIRLPVDLFEAHPEVLEKWQNRLRYLLVDEYQDTNTTQYQLVKLLSGVTGLFTAVGDDDQSIYAWRGANVDNLRLLQEDFPKLQVIKLEQNYRSMARILRCANAVIGNNPKLFEKKLWSDLGIGDPIMVIETKTEEEEAAMVLDHLESSRFLNNGKYSNYAILYRGNHQARIIEQQLWGRRIPYVISGGQSFYDKAEIKDVLAYLRLIANEDDDPAFIRAVTTPKRGVGNVTLEKLGTYAANRNVSLFAAVFEEGFIHQVQSTQYEPLRLFAEFINRMQDRAPVEPAGQLLNELLLAIDFETWLYENDDPRPAEAKWKNVQDLVAWIAKKGVEDDKSLIDIVQTIALITMLEGRDEEEVDAVKLSTLHASKGLEYPHVFLIGCEENILPHQNSIETNMVEEERRLMYVGITRAQRSLTISYCGKRRRAGEWQITEPSRFLKELPPDDITISGRLAGDKPKPAMTKEERKAKNAELMARIGK from the coding sequence CTGCATCTCTTAAATACCCCGCAACGCGAAGCTGTGGTTTATCTTGGCGGCCCTTGCCTGGTTTTGGCGGGTGCTGGCTCGGGTAAAACGCGGGTGATTACGCAGAAGATTGCGTATTTAATTGAGACGGCGGGCATGGATGCCAAAAACATCGCCGCGATTACCTTTACCAATAAGGCCGCACGCGAGATGGAGGAGCGGGTGGGGGCGCTCTTACCCAAAGCCATGTTGAAAGGGTTGACGGTATCGACCTTCCACTCGCTAGGGTTAAAAATGCTGCGTGAAGAGGCACGGCATTTAGGTTATAAGCCCAAGTTTTCTATCCTAGATTCGGCAGACGTAGCCAAGATTATTGCCGATCAACTCACCACCACAGATAAGCAGCTGATCCGTAGCAGCATGAGCCAGATTTCTATGCTGAAAAACGATCGTATCTCGCCCGATAAGGCGCAAAATATGGCGGAGTCTGAAGGTGAGCTGCAGCTGGCTAAGCTTTACCGCTCTTATCAAGACACGCTGTTTGCTTATCAAGCGCTAGATTTTGACGATCTGATTCGCCTGCCGGTGGATTTATTTGAAGCGCATCCAGAAGTCTTAGAAAAATGGCAAAACCGCCTGCGCTATTTGCTGGTCGATGAATATCAAGACACCAATACCACCCAATACCAGTTGGTTAAGCTTTTAAGTGGCGTAACCGGTCTGTTCACCGCCGTTGGCGATGATGACCAGTCTATTTACGCTTGGCGTGGTGCCAATGTGGATAACTTACGGCTGTTGCAGGAAGACTTTCCTAAGCTGCAGGTCATTAAGCTGGAGCAAAACTATCGCTCGATGGCGCGGATTTTGCGCTGCGCCAATGCGGTGATTGGCAATAACCCAAAATTATTTGAGAAAAAACTCTGGTCTGATCTGGGGATTGGCGATCCGATCATGGTGATTGAAACCAAGACCGAGGAAGAAGAAGCGGCCATGGTGTTGGATCACCTAGAATCGAGCCGCTTTTTAAATAATGGCAAATATTCTAATTACGCCATTTTATATCGGGGTAATCATCAGGCACGAATTATTGAACAGCAGCTCTGGGGCCGCCGTATTCCCTATGTGATTTCGGGCGGGCAATCATTTTACGATAAGGCCGAGATCAAAGACGTGCTGGCCTATTTGCGCTTGATTGCCAATGAAGATGACGATCCCGCGTTTATCCGTGCCGTCACTACTCCTAAGCGCGGCGTGGGTAATGTCACCCTAGAAAAGCTGGGCACTTATGCCGCCAATCGTAATGTATCGCTGTTTGCGGCGGTGTTTGAAGAAGGCTTTATTCATCAGGTGCAGAGCACTCAGTACGAGCCCCTCAGGCTATTTGCAGAATTTATCAACCGTATGCAAGATCGCGCCCCAGTAGAGCCAGCAGGGCAGTTATTGAATGAGCTGCTGCTTGCTATCGATTTTGAAACATGGCTCTACGAAAATGACGACCCACGGCCTGCCGAGGCCAAATGGAAAAACGTACAAGATTTAGTGGCGTGGATTGCCAAAAAAGGCGTGGAAGACGATAAAAGCTTGATTGATATCGTGCAAACCATTGCGCTGATCACTATGTTAGAAGGCCGCGATGAAGAAGAAGTAGATGCGGTGAAACTATCCACTCTGCATGCGTCTAAAGGGTTGGAATACCCACATGTGTTTTTGATTGGCTGCGAAGAAAACATCCTGCCGCACCAAAACTCCATTGAGACCAATATGGTAGAAGAAGAGCGGCGGCTGATGTATGTGGGCATTACTCGTGCTCAGCGCAGCTTAACAATTAGCTATTGCGGCAAACGCCGCCGTGCCGGTGAATGGCAAATTACCGAGCCAAGCCGCTTTTTAAAAGAGCTGCCACCTGATGATATTACGATTAGCGGGCGTTTGGCAGGTGATAAGCCCAAGCCCGCCATGACGAAAGAAGAGCGCAAGGCGAAGAATGCCGAGTTAATGGCGCGGATTGGTAAATAG
- a CDS encoding GAF domain-containing protein, with product MAENLSIQGNSKEELYQNLIPQALALIEGERDLIAAMANACAAIHHTFGWLWTGFYIVKNNELVLGPFQGPIACTRIQKGRGVCGSAWQQATTLVVPDVDAFAGHIACSSLARSEIVLPLINSEGVVLAVLDVDSAELATFDEIDARYLAQLCQALARLF from the coding sequence ATGGCAGAAAACTTAAGTATTCAGGGCAATAGCAAAGAAGAGCTGTATCAAAATCTGATTCCGCAAGCTTTAGCTTTGATTGAGGGCGAAAGGGATTTAATCGCGGCAATGGCCAATGCCTGCGCCGCGATACACCACACTTTTGGCTGGCTGTGGACGGGCTTTTATATTGTAAAAAATAATGAATTGGTGCTGGGGCCGTTTCAAGGGCCGATTGCCTGCACCCGCATTCAAAAAGGGCGCGGTGTGTGTGGTAGCGCGTGGCAACAGGCCACAACGTTAGTGGTGCCGGATGTGGATGCCTTTGCTGGACATATCGCCTGCTCATCGTTGGCTCGCTCAGAAATTGTATTACCACTGATAAATAGTGAGGGTGTGGTGCTGGCTGTGCTGGATGTTGATTCCGCCGAATTGGCCACTTTTGATGAGATTGACGCCCGATATCTGGCTCAGTTGTGCCAAGCTTTGGCGCGCTTATTTTAA